A stretch of the Anaerolineae bacterium genome encodes the following:
- a CDS encoding Na+/H+ antiporter, with translation MDELNLLLVLEVTIGLLLVAVLVGLAARRLRVPYTLGLVLVGLGLAIFARLDIPLTADLVLGLLIPPLIFEAAFHLRADALRKDLAPILTLAVPGVVLTTLVVGSIMHYFAGLPLPIAMLFGALVAATDPVAVVTLFRRLGVPKRMQVLLEGESLLNDGTAIVVFNLVLAVILTGQFNLFQSVVDFLRVAGGGLLVGGLLGALISGIIARVDDYLLETALTVVLAYGAYLVAEQLHVSGVLAVVAAGLLNGNIGPKGMSPTTRIVVTNFWETGSFFANTFVFLLIGLQVNLPLIWENLVLIGWAILAVLVSRALDVYGLAWVGDRIPFRWLHILYWGGLRGAISLALAVALPSLLGPDGVLVQVMAFGVVLFTLLVQGSTIGMLIRKLNIIERDEQQVLYEERHARAVSTRTAYQHLKNLYQDGLISEHSWRILRPLLEQRSRSLQSLVHELLRRHPELALKDLRNARLEALRAQRSALMQLLQNGVITEETFSRLAAEVDEALALELPPWPGSLLRRSAEEPPIRHLALAIIQEQDFENAAEAMAKLGVPVTVLPSTGGFLQRRNLTLMLGIPEGQVEDVIQALQASCRRRVEFVAEGAARGLPLPLPRPKAVTIGGATVFLFPVEHYEEI, from the coding sequence ATGGATGAACTCAATTTGCTCCTCGTCCTGGAAGTGACCATCGGCCTGCTTTTGGTGGCCGTGTTGGTCGGGCTGGCCGCCCGACGCCTCCGGGTGCCCTACACCCTGGGGTTGGTGCTGGTGGGATTGGGCCTGGCCATCTTCGCCCGGCTGGACATCCCCCTCACGGCGGACCTCGTCCTGGGTCTGCTGATTCCCCCTCTGATCTTCGAGGCCGCTTTCCACCTGCGGGCCGACGCCTTACGCAAGGATCTGGCCCCCATCCTCACCCTGGCTGTCCCCGGAGTGGTGCTCACCACCCTGGTGGTGGGCAGCATCATGCACTATTTCGCCGGGCTGCCCCTGCCCATCGCCATGCTTTTCGGCGCCCTGGTGGCCGCCACCGACCCGGTGGCCGTCGTGACGTTGTTCCGCCGCCTGGGTGTGCCCAAGCGGATGCAGGTGCTGCTGGAAGGGGAAAGCCTGCTCAACGACGGGACGGCCATCGTGGTGTTCAACCTGGTGCTGGCGGTCATCCTCACCGGTCAGTTCAACCTGTTTCAAAGCGTGGTGGACTTCCTACGGGTGGCCGGCGGCGGCCTGCTGGTGGGCGGCCTGCTGGGGGCCCTCATATCGGGCATCATCGCCCGCGTTGACGACTACCTGCTGGAAACGGCCCTGACCGTGGTGCTGGCCTACGGCGCTTACCTGGTGGCAGAACAGTTGCATGTCAGCGGGGTGCTGGCCGTAGTGGCCGCCGGCTTGCTCAACGGCAACATCGGCCCCAAAGGCATGTCCCCCACCACCCGTATCGTGGTGACCAACTTCTGGGAAACAGGGTCCTTCTTCGCCAACACCTTCGTCTTCCTGCTCATCGGACTGCAGGTCAACCTGCCCCTCATTTGGGAGAATCTGGTGCTGATCGGCTGGGCCATCCTGGCAGTGCTGGTCTCGCGGGCGCTGGATGTGTACGGCCTGGCCTGGGTGGGCGACCGCATCCCCTTCCGCTGGCTGCACATCCTGTACTGGGGTGGCCTGCGGGGCGCCATCTCGCTGGCCCTGGCGGTGGCGCTTCCCTCCCTGTTGGGCCCCGACGGCGTTCTCGTGCAGGTGATGGCCTTCGGCGTGGTGCTCTTCACGCTGCTGGTGCAGGGCAGCACCATCGGCATGCTCATTCGCAAACTGAACATCATCGAGCGGGACGAACAACAGGTGCTTTACGAGGAGCGCCACGCCCGCGCCGTGAGCACCCGCACCGCTTATCAGCACCTGAAAAACCTGTACCAGGACGGCCTGATCTCCGAACATTCCTGGCGCATTCTGCGCCCCCTGTTGGAACAGCGCAGCCGCAGCCTGCAATCCCTGGTGCACGAACTGCTGCGCCGCCACCCCGAACTGGCGCTGAAGGATCTGCGCAACGCACGGCTGGAAGCCCTGCGCGCCCAGCGCAGTGCGCTGATGCAACTGCTACAAAACGGGGTTATCACCGAGGAGACCTTCTCCCGCCTGGCCGCCGAGGTGGACGAAGCCCTGGCTTTGGAACTCCCGCCCTGGCCGGGGTCCCTGCTGCGGCGCTCGGCGGAAGAGCCCCCCATCCGCCACTTGGCCCTGGCCATCATTCAGGAGCAGGACTTCGAGAACGCGGCCGAAGCCATGGCTAAACTGGGCGTCCCGGTGACGGTGCTCCCCAGCACCGGTGGATTCCTGCAGCGGCGCAACCTGACCCTGATGCTGGGCATCCCCGAAGGGCAGGTAGAGGATGTGATTCAGGCCCTTCAGGCCAGTTGTCGCCGTCGGGTGGAATTCGTGGCCGAAGGGGCGGCCAGGGGGCTGCCCCTGCCCCTCCCGCGCCCCAAAGCCGTCACCATAGGCGGCGCGACGGTGTTCCTGTTCCCTGTGGAGCACTACGAAGAAATCTAA